Proteins encoded together in one Hevea brasiliensis isolate MT/VB/25A 57/8 chromosome 16, ASM3005281v1, whole genome shotgun sequence window:
- the LOC110660041 gene encoding adenylate kinase, chloroplastic isoform X2 — translation MAAITSCGVILKVAGNSQQHPPPYATVCPPTSASANSSKLFSSQLSFSSSNSCLSLRSNQTLLSPRLAKSSSPALIVASAKPEPLKIMISGAPASGKGTQCELITKKYGLVHVAAGDLLRAEIASGSENGKRAKEYMEKGQLVPNEIVVVMVKERLLQPDAQENGWLLDGYPRSLLQATAFMEFDFQPDLFILLEVPEELLVERVVGRRLDPVTGRIYHLKYSPPESEEIAARLTQRFDDTEEKVKLRLRTHHQNVEAVLSIYKDVTLKVDGSVSKEEVFAQIDSALTKLLDRKATLGSLAA, via the exons ATGGCAGCTATCACCTCCTGCGGTGTCATTTTGAAGGTGGCCGGCAACTCCCAACAGCACCCGCCACCGTATGCTACTGTTTGTCCGCCTACTTCTGCCTCTGCTAATTCCTCTAAGCTCTTCTCATCCCAATTGTCATTTTCTTCTAGTAATTCTTGCCTTTCTCTTCGTTCCAATCAAACCCTGCTCTCACCTCGTCTCGCGAAATCTTCTAGTCCAGCTCTG ATTGTTGCATCAGCGAAACCAGAACCCTTGAAAATAATGATATCAGGAGCTCCTGCTTCTGGTAAAGGTACTCAATGTGAGCTCATCACTAAGAAA TATGGTTTGGTGCACGTTGCGGCTGGAGACCTGTTGAGAGCTGAAATTGCTTCAGGAAGTGAAAATGGGAAGAGAGCAAAAGAATACATGGAAAAAGGCCAACTGGTCCCAAATGAAATTGTAGTCGTG ATGGTGAAGGAGCGTTTGTTGCAGCCAGATGCTCAAGAAAATGGTTGGCTTTTGGATGGATACCCTAGGAGCTTGTTACAAGCAACAGCTTTTATGGAATTTGATTTCCAGCCTGATCTTTTCATTCTCCTAGAA GTCCCTGAAGAGCTTCTTGTTGAAAGGGTGGTTGGACGTAGGTTAGACCCTGTTACTGGAAGGATATACCACTTGAAGTATTCTCCTCCTGAGAGTGAAGAAATTGCTGCTAGGCTCACCCAACGTTTTGATGATACTGAAGAGAAG GTGAAGTTGCGATTGCGCACTCATCATCAAAATGTGGAGGCAGTACTTTCAATTTATAAAGATGTTACATTAAAG GTCGATGGAAGTGTTTCAAAAGAGGAAGTGTTTGCCCAAATTGACAGTGCTTTAACAAAATTACTTGACAGGAAAGCAACTTTAGGATCTCTGGCTGCATAG
- the LOC110660040 gene encoding serine/threonine-protein kinase-like protein CCR4: MAFLFLHFILSFVFMFLLFFSSFPSIISHSTVSISETSDHTLICALGPSFLNCSSFPAGIYIPRLNSSVSYSGIVAGEGFLCALISFSSSSSSSSSSSIMVCWRFFTNGSNMVYKRIYRGPFLRELQAGNSHICGLVNATNRLHCWQWPEFNSTSAQNLSFCSIAVGEDFVCGLSGNGNIACLGNVSSVGDPPKGNFSMIAAGFRHACALTFDNELHCWGTMEGQKPQHKFKLLALGENRSCGLRLNDRVVCWGQNNFSLQESLRESSFATIEAKRNIFCGVLIQNRSLVCWGNEILDSNLIVFEKVRPGPYTSTCPYSDITPPVAGPALAPSSPPPAPEESTSSGWSDKMIACLVVGCVGSSVLLLTIGFFLLRYYKCKGCRVHDSGPLDETGAPLEQGTRQQQQQHPQIEQAAPPVLEKRLSQLASMGNASHLEEFSLQLLLEATNNFSEDHKVGEGSFGSVYRCTLGDGREVAIKRAETSSTSSYAVESRRQEEKDNAFINELETLSRLHHKNLVRLLGFCEDCNERVLVYEYLSNGTLHNHLHKLQNSPLMSWPKRIKVALDAARGIEYLHEYAVPPIIHRDIKSSNILLDSSWTAKVSDFGLSLTGPEDEESHLSLSAAGTVGYMDPEYYRLQLLTTKSDVYSFGVVLLELLSGMKAIHKNENGVPRNVVDFAVPYIEQDEIHRVLDKRVPTPTPHEIEAVAYVGFLAADCVTFEGQDRPSMTEIVNNLERALALCSAQPTSLSRSTTESSK, translated from the coding sequence AtggcttttctttttcttcattttattcTTTCTTTCGTCTTCATGTTTCtactctttttttcttctttcccttCCATTATTTCGCACTCTACCGTCTCAATTTCTGAAACTTCAGACCACACATTGATTTGCGCTTTGGGACCATCTTTTCTTAACTGTTCTAGTTTTCCTGCCGGGATTTACATTCCTAGATTGAATTCCAGCGTTTCTTATTCTGGGATTGTTGCTGGAGAAGGATTCCTCTGtgctttgatttctttttcttcttcttcttcttcttcttcttccagttCAATTATGGTTTGCTGGAGATTCTTTACTAATGGTAGTAATATGGTTTACAAGAGAATCTATCGCGGTCCTTTTCTCAGAGAGCTTCAAGCGGGTAATTCCCATATTTGTGGCCTTGTGAATGCCACCAATCGTCTCCATTGCTGGCAATGGCCGGAATTCAACTCTACCTCTGCTCAGAACTTGAGCTTTTGCAGTATTGCAGTTGGTGAAGACTTCGTTTGTGGGCTTTCAGGAAATGGGAATATTGCTTGCTTGGGAAATGTTTCTAGTGTCGGTGACCCTCCAAAAGGGAATTTTAGCATGATTGCTGCTGGCTTCAGGCATGCCTGTGCTCTAACTTTTGATAACGAATTGCATTGTTGGGGAACTATGGAGGGCCAAAAACCACAACATAAGTTCAAATTGTTGGCATTAGGAGAGAACCGTAGCTGTGGTTTGCGGCTTAATGATAGAGTAGTTTGTTGGGGGCAGAACAATTTCAGCTTGCAAGAAAGTTTGAGGGAGAGTTCTTTTGCCACTATTGAAGCCAAGAGGAATATTTTCTGTGGAGTTCTGATACAGAATCGTTCCTTGGTTTGTTGGGGTAATGAGATTTTGGACTCTAATTTAATAGTGTTTGAGAAAGTAAGGCCTGGACCATATACAAGTACCTGTCCATATAGTGATATTACGCCACCAGTGGCTGGGCCAGCATTAGCACCATCTTCGCCACCACCGGCTCCAGAGGAATCAACAAGTAGTGGGTGGAGTGACAAGATGATAGCTTGCTTAGTAGTGGGCTGCGTGGGATCCTCTGTTTTGTTGCTAACCATTGGCTTCTTTCTTCTCAGATACTACAAGTGCAAAGGATGCCGAGTCCATGATTCAGGGCCGTTGGATGAGACCGGAGCACCCCTCGAGCAGGGTACAAGACAACAACAGCAGCAGCACCCACAAATAGAACAAGCTGCACCACCGGTCTTAGAGAAGCGTCTTAGCCAATTGGCCAGCATGGGAAATGCAAGTCATTTAGAGGAATTCTCATTGCAACTCCTACTTGAAGCCACCAACAACTTCTCCGAGGATCACAAAGTTGGAGAAGGAAGCTTCGGCTCAGTCTATCGCTGCACATTAGGCGATGGACGAGAAGTAGCAATCAAACGAGCAGAAACATCGAGCACTAGTTCCTACGCTGTAGAATCCAGGCGTCAAGAAGAAAAGGATAATGCATTCATTAACGAACTCGAAACCTTATCCCGTCTCCATCACAAGAATCTCGTCAGATTACTAGGCTTCTGCGAAGATTGTAACGAGAGGGTATTAGTCTACGAGTACCTCAGCAATGGCACACTCCATAATCATCTCCACAAGCTCCAAAACTCCCCATTAATGTCATGGCCCAAACGAATCAAAGTAGCACTTGACGCAGCCAGGGGAATTGAGTACCTCCACGAGTACGCAGTACCACCGATCATTCACAGAGACATCAAATCATCAAACATACTGCTAGACTCATCCTGGACAGCCAAGGTCTCCGATTTTGGACTGTCTCTGACGGGTCCTGAAGACGAAGAATCCCACCTGTCGCTCAGCGCCGCAGGCACAGTAGGATACATGGACCCAGAATACTACAGACTTCAACTGCTGACAACAAAGAGCGATGTATACAGCTTCGGGGTAGTGTTACTAGAGCTATTATCAGGAATGAAGGCAATACACAAGAATGAGAATGGAGTGCCAAGAAATGTGGTGGATTTTGCAGTACCATATATTGAACAAGATGAAATACACAGAGTCTTGGACAAGAGAGTGCCCACCCCGACGCCGCATGAAATAGAGGCTGTGGCCTATGTAGGATTCTTGGCGGCGGATTGCGTGACGTTCGAAGGCCAAGATCGGCCATCGATGACCGAGATAGTAAATAACTTAGAAAGAGCTTTGGCGCTGTGTTCGGCGCAACCCACTTCCCTTTCGCGGTCCACGACCGAGTCCTCCAAATAG
- the LOC110660041 gene encoding adenylate kinase, chloroplastic isoform X1 — protein sequence MAAITSCGVILKVAGNSQQHPPPYATVCPPTSASANSSKLFSSQLSFSSSNSCLSLRSNQTLLSPRLAKSSSPALIVASAKPEPLKIMISGAPASGKGTQCELITKKYGLVHVAAGDLLRAEIASGSENGKRAKEYMEKGQLVPNEIVVVMVKERLLQPDAQENGWLLDGYPRSLLQATAFMEFDFQPDLFILLEVPEELLVERVVGRRLDPVTGRIYHLKYSPPESEEIAARLTQRFDDTEEKACLKLVKLRLRTHHQNVEAVLSIYKDVTLKVDGSVSKEEVFAQIDSALTKLLDRKATLGSLAA from the exons ATGGCAGCTATCACCTCCTGCGGTGTCATTTTGAAGGTGGCCGGCAACTCCCAACAGCACCCGCCACCGTATGCTACTGTTTGTCCGCCTACTTCTGCCTCTGCTAATTCCTCTAAGCTCTTCTCATCCCAATTGTCATTTTCTTCTAGTAATTCTTGCCTTTCTCTTCGTTCCAATCAAACCCTGCTCTCACCTCGTCTCGCGAAATCTTCTAGTCCAGCTCTG ATTGTTGCATCAGCGAAACCAGAACCCTTGAAAATAATGATATCAGGAGCTCCTGCTTCTGGTAAAGGTACTCAATGTGAGCTCATCACTAAGAAA TATGGTTTGGTGCACGTTGCGGCTGGAGACCTGTTGAGAGCTGAAATTGCTTCAGGAAGTGAAAATGGGAAGAGAGCAAAAGAATACATGGAAAAAGGCCAACTGGTCCCAAATGAAATTGTAGTCGTG ATGGTGAAGGAGCGTTTGTTGCAGCCAGATGCTCAAGAAAATGGTTGGCTTTTGGATGGATACCCTAGGAGCTTGTTACAAGCAACAGCTTTTATGGAATTTGATTTCCAGCCTGATCTTTTCATTCTCCTAGAA GTCCCTGAAGAGCTTCTTGTTGAAAGGGTGGTTGGACGTAGGTTAGACCCTGTTACTGGAAGGATATACCACTTGAAGTATTCTCCTCCTGAGAGTGAAGAAATTGCTGCTAGGCTCACCCAACGTTTTGATGATACTGAAGAGAAGGCATGCCTTAAACTG GTGAAGTTGCGATTGCGCACTCATCATCAAAATGTGGAGGCAGTACTTTCAATTTATAAAGATGTTACATTAAAG GTCGATGGAAGTGTTTCAAAAGAGGAAGTGTTTGCCCAAATTGACAGTGCTTTAACAAAATTACTTGACAGGAAAGCAACTTTAGGATCTCTGGCTGCATAG